The nucleotide sequence GCAAGACTCTACAACCGAAGAGTGCACCCTCGGCTGATCAGACTTGGTGACTTGGTCTTGCGAAAGGCCGAGGTCAGTGACCCCACGCACTCCCAAGGCAATTTAGCTCAAAGCTGAGAAGGTCCCTACCGAGTAACTACGGTAATCCGAGACGACACTTATCGCTTGATGACACAAGAAGGGCGGTCGGTACTTAGGATGTGGCACATATCGAATCTAAAGAAGTTTTACGTCTGAAAGGATTGTCGTGCAAGAGCCCTGCCAATGGTCAAAGAAGAAAAGACGCGCGAGAATAGCAAGtaaaattttcattgataaaaaggACCTTTGACATCAGCCAGTCGGTTGCAGAATACAAAATGAAATAGCTGCGAGTgaccaccaaaaaaaaaaaaaaaagaagggagacGTCGCTCAGGCCCCAGGGGAATCCACGGAGTCATCAAAAGGAACCACCACAGGCATCTTGACGTCTTCATCCTCAGGGTGACACGAGAAAGGATCAACGTCGAAGTAGAGGTTGGGAAACTGAGCCCGAAACCGTGACACCGCGACATAGTATCCGTACTCATATGACACCTGCCCCGATCGTTGCAGCCCGAGCTGAAACCCGAGGGACTCCTTGTACTCTTCGATCGCCTTTTGGTCTTTGCAGGAGCCACTTAGGTTTCCTCCGCCAAAGCCTCCTCGGCCTTCATCGCCCACAAACGGACCTCTTCCAGGGTCCGGGGCAAGCCCAACAGCTCGGTCTCCATCGAGCAGACCCGACCACGGGACTCCTTCGGCTGTTCTCGGAGACTTGCTTGTTGCTGCCCGGTGCCCTCAAGCTCCGACCTTAGCCATGCAACCTTGCCCTCCAGGTCGACGGCCCACTGCTCGGCGGACGCCATCGCCTCCGGCCCTGCCCTGGCCTTCAACTCCTCGACCTGGCCACGGAGCTCGGCATTCCTGTCCCCCAGGTTGCTGATTATCTGACCAGCATCCTGAACGTGGTCCATTAGTACCGTGAAGTAGTGCAGGTTCTGCACAGAGAAATGACCAGGCGTCAGCAAAGGAGGCCGAGCAAGGGCcgaagcaacaaaaaaaaaaaaatgttgtcATACCCAGACTAGAGACTTGGCAGCCTTCTCGATCAGCATTTCGGAAGGTGAACCATATAATTGCCTGGCGATGTCTGGAATGAGAGCACCTCGGGCATAAGTCGCGGATGCCGCGCCATCCGTCCAGACTCGATTGCAGAGGGTGAGACCCTGCCACCGTGCCACCAGAGGGTTGGACGCCTCGCCCTTGGGCAGCCCACCCATGGAGAGAGCTTGGAAGGGCTCATCCTTGAAGCAAGCTCGGGTGCAGCAAAGATCACGCACCAGGGTCGGACGCGCCCCTTTGCTCGACTCCGACTTCCCGGCTCGCTCCTTGCCCTACGAGCTCCCAGCGGCCTCCTTCGGCGCAGGATCCTGGGGCCGCCCCCTGGGCTACTGCGAGCATGGCCAATGGCTTCCCGAGCCGTGACAGATGCAGACATCTTTGGCGTGGTGGTCTTCGGCCTCTTGCGCAGGCGACTGGGCTCCGAACCCCCCGATAGGCTCGGATCTCTTACGGGTTGTGTAGCGGGAGGATCAGATTGGGGAGCTGCAGAAGCACGAGGCATCCCCTGCAATTTCTTGCGGTCCATCGTATCTGCCCAAAATAGGGGGATTAGTAACGTACGACGATGCTGAGGCGACTAGTAGAAGGTGACGAGggtaataattgcgataagactcgCGTGACATCAGCTGCTCCAGGTAACGCATCACAGCTCTGTTGACCTGATGAGACACTTGGTCAACGTGGATTGGAACGTCTACCAAGGCGCATTAACGCCCTGTTCAGGTTCGAtctctcacgccacgccaacggcaacatcagacgctaccagaagtacggtCCTGCTCCCTGCGGACCAACACATCAGGCAACgataattctcactataaaaaccctcgcaccAGGGGAGACAGGGAGGAGAAAAAGAGAAACCCCCGCAACtaccctctaacttgatcgtcggaggggttgggtcgagctccccgacccgaccttggTGCAGGTGCGAGGTCGGAGGTCGTCCACCAAAGGCATAGGCGGGAGTTCTCTCTCGGCGGAAACGACGACCTTCTCCCAATCGGAATACCGTGATCGGCCACCTCAGCAGTCGGGAGGAGCGTCCCAATAAGatccccatcatccggacccgaaccaagccgcgtcggtcccgaggccacggcttaaagttgtttacaccaacagaaGGGGATTGGCCCGAGCCGTACCTCGGAGCACCGGACTAAGGCCGACCTAGACCAACCACTCCTCAGTCATGTCCCTAATTGCTCACTAGGTGGCGAGAATCCCCTTCAGCCGCTCTAGCTACTCACGTTCATCATTAGACAACCCAGGACAACGGTTGTTGATTACGCGAGCCGACCATCTGAGGCTAAACCCCCACCCCTGATTGCAACTAACAAAGAAAAAGTGGCtcttccaccctttgttgttaGAAGGCACCCCGCTCACCCTAAAGCCCCTGCGAGAGGCCAAAACATAGTCACCCAGTCCCTTTGACAAGCGGAAGCAGGATAGAAAAGAGAGCAGGTCGGGGTGATAGTCGCCCCCCGACACTCCCCAAGGAAGGCCACCATGTACCTCCAAGAGTTGGGAGCCATCTGCGATGGCGAGATATGCTACCAGGAGAGGCAGGCCTCGATCACCGGGTGCAAAGGGAACCTAAGCCCAGCCTCGAGGGCATCAAGGATCAATCCGAACTCCCTTAGAAACAAGTCGTAGACCCTTTGCTCGGGCCGAGGAGCATGCAGCTCATGCTCACTCGAGATACTGTAGCGATCCCTAACGCGACCCAGCCACTCCGCGATCACAACTGAGTCGGAATCATGCTGGGACTTCATGACCTCTAGAGCTTGAACCGCTCTCTCACTCACAGGGGACGTCCCCGATGAGGGACCACTACTTGAAGTCAACATTACTGCCTCAGACATCAACCTaacagaggaagaggaagaagaggaggaagaggaagaggaagaggaggtggacATCTCGACCGACCTGAGGTGTCTATCGACCAAGGAAAAGATGAGGAGCGAGAACCCGGGGCACAAGAATGAACTCAGCCAAAAGTAAGAGAAACAAGCAAACAGATAAGAAGAGAGGGAGGGGAATTTATAGGGTGAAGTCCCACCAACCGAGGCAAACCTTCGCCTCCCCCAGAAGGTCAGTAGTCGCTTCCCTCGCCTTAAAAGACTGGAGTCGTGCAACTTCCGAGATAAGCAACAATATTCCCTCGCCTCCCCCGGCGGGAAATTTCCCGCcaaactatcacggacttagctggtttttcctaagtcgtgtAGCACCCttttgtgtccgtccgcaaagttcagcctccccgaagcctcccatggtcccttagaacccacaaaagagagaacgggatagagaaatgcctcactcaggatccacaagcaaacattccaggaaacacttcatagacaatgcaaattacaaacagactttacaagctctgaatagttgcacaacaaagggtcaaaatggtccactatagatcgaaaatctctcacaagtgtccacatgacataacctttatttataagcctaaagctgccatcaaacctaactaaaatgggactattaagccttcggccatccctctacatgctgtgcaaagcatgaacataccaaaagacatgaacatacataagcattacatcaaacatcatgtttcgaagtttgtctgtgacattctcccccacttattcctttgacgtcctcgtcgaagcctttgtgaacactgcaactcctcgcctttgctaagtcttcaatcttttgctccagctgcaatgtgcctcttggctcccagctgctctccgctgttgttttttgagtagtcaaacctttgatccgccatgctacttcaactcaccaatgactttgactctggtgtggagttggctgagttgtgttgatccttgttgattcctgcggatcctccagatgaaggaaaagaccatccttactatgcgccagtctctcagatgcctcatactgcttgaactgggtggatgcttgttagagctttaacgagcatcgcctcgtaaactttcaaagtttttggtccttcctccacaaaatttgctcatcaactcttcttttacttagttgtcacttccaagtatattcgtatcacttccgctttcgattggcattcgttgggaaatgaagcggatactctactctcagtagcactgatcaccaatggtgaggatttgacaactattgtcttctaatatcttcgaagggtctttgaacctgtgcagagctcctctactggatagaaaagagaattagggtactcagtttcgtccattctcttaagggttgagaagacaaaggttacttgacttcgcccgcctcctcaaggttgtactctatgcatcaagctggttactggccttcgcctgctctttgcttacacttctgaaacacttgaagtgtttgcactccttgcgtcgagttagttactgtgattcaccttctcaatgccatcgaacttctggaatgcaagaagttttcactccaacttagagtaattctctaatagatttggtcgcctttgggattgtaccatcttctccatcaaccctgctgcctactccactaagtagcaaaggtacaacactacgtactgcttgcttcgttccttggtcgtgcactcttgcatgacccgaagtccttcactttctgctatcttgatgagaagctcgttgacaccggtcttacgaagttccttggcctctgcccttcaaccttgtctcggtactcggagtttgcctctgcatgctccacctcctcggcccctttcacgaccaagcgctctccctccatgagagcaagggatcaatgacttttacagaagtcccgcctctacggtaccatggtgctgccatgcccatggccctactatccgtcgcctcgcatctgcatcccttttcttcatgatcagtagatatgtctctatggcactccttcgagtccacctccattctaactgatgcttgattttgggtagctaagtccctttggactcgtcgtcacttcctcgcctctttcgatcccctgcttcaacacctctgtgttctccaagcagctccttttggtcgatggaaagacagactgcaactcccatgcatggcctttgccatcacgttgtagggtttgcaccgattttgttctccttagcttccttggtagcatcatttgcttactcgaccttatcctctgacttgccgagctcccttaagcgaatatgggctctggagcagtccaactctccagttgctttgatcatacctctacatgatcaagtccctcccttgGGACTCATTGATACTTGCATTCGAacatttcccttggtggaacacagcccctatatgctgatgaccaaggctttcatccgatgcaaaattcgatacacgcacggaagacccgcctctacgatacTATAGCctttactccttgaatccatagcccttcttgccatcatgttgttcaccgaagtggagcttctagtagctcccgatcatacctccgtatgatctagtccctcacgggactcattcatgtgtatcgcattcccacgaactgttccaccatgatttgctgcaccatgttgcctcctggtgatatctctattgcattctaatccttgtgggatgaactcgaattgtgatccctctatatgtggcctctgccaatacatcgcagggtctcttccaccttcgattttgttcgctcctttggcaatcgaccttcatccgcacactcttgggtcacacctagatgaagcactactctaggatagtctgtcgcctagtagctcccgaagccccctgacttcgctgcaattagtgcaccattgtttggatcctaggcctctgcccctaccaacacaattttcgctgcacaccgcttccttcatggcaacttgaatgacaacactgtggtatattcttcGAGAGTACtcgcctccgcatcctcttgccccttgccaaggccttctaaacccaactttgcctccgcaaattgagtcaccttagttcctccatcaaatgcttttccgagataaggtgcatgtgcctagaagctcccttcgtcattggcactatgcaagatgagtttgctcagtcagaatgaaggacccatggaacaacatgatcctgctcttgtctctgcaagagttcatgtccttgacctctgtccaaggaaagcactgtgcctccgctccatgttccatcttctatgctggctcccttcatacgacttgtacttcgccaagttacacccaagttgctccgctcctcgtttttgcattgagttgatggtggccctcgcgcccaccattccacgggtcaaccctcccttgaatccgatctccatatcgactctaagtgtgccttcatttttgttgctttaggtcgctcccccacttgatctcacaatgcatccgccAATGTATTCTcttgagcgagatcatgcgatgactcctcaccgcttgctcagtccattgagcttcgtggagttgttgtttgttgaggtactcctcctcaacatgtgaggtccgtcccacacgattctccctctggagagttgggacttatccctcctggataactatcccgttggagcaatatctctcttcgtttcggagaccaccatccccttggactactccgatttgctgaacaaactgtgcattattctgcctcctgcaaacgcacttgctagattgcgactccacgtcaatacagcccccgctgcaccactcaaggcctagcaacatgctgaactcgttgcacacttcaacctcatacggacgtatccttcacatgccgaaaagaaagtttcaatgctccatggcaccgagtttcggtcgccttgggatggccgcgaacattccattgtccgcatacaagcccatgtatgagtaccgaattctttgagttatcaATTCCTCTcatctctatgagctttgcacaactctttcggtcgctgagcaactcattccaccttgcatggtctcatcctttactaagcgtctcgcttgccttgagcaccatcaagtatagttgtcaacgttgagccgtagctcaaactcaaccatcacaacctttgtgcactctacattcctccaagcttgcctgttctcgtggtgcctcttgtgtaaagggttggctattcctctgaatgccaatctcagatgcccgctcctctgagcaactccttttccctacatctccatgcatgttttcccccaaatggtcgcacgtgtgctgactgccctcaatgcagccccgttaggtcccccacgtttgcatgctaagtgtttctatgagtgcttgtcccgctccgaTACCatctcacggacttagctagttttgcctaagtcgtgcggcacccttgcatgtttgtccgcaaaggtcaccctccctgaagcctcccatggtcccttagaacccacaaaagagagaacaagatagagaaaacgcctcactcgggatccacaagcaaacattccaagaaacacttcatagacaatgcaaattataaacagactttacaatctCTGAACAGTTGCTcatcaaagggtcaaaatggtccactacagatcaaaaatctctcacaagtgtccacatgacacaacctttatttacaagcctaaagccgccaccaaacccaactaaaataggactattaagccttcggtcatccctctacatgctgtgcaaaacatgaacataccaaaagatatgaacatacataagcattacatcaaacatcctgtttcaaagtttgtccgtgacaaaatgCAGGAAACTTCCCGCCAAAATGCAGAAACTTCCCGCTAAATGCAAAGACTACTCGTCAAGGTAGGAGCCATCGAAGGACAATGATTTCCCGCACAAATTGACGTGGCAAGTCACGCCACTCGGCTGCATCAATCATACAGCGCCCGAGTCACGCCACTCAGCCGCATCAGTAATATAGTTCCCGAGTCATGCAACTTAGCCGCATCAATCATGCTACGCTCGAGTTGTGCCACTCGACCGCATCAGTCATGCTACGTTCGAGTCGTGCCACTCGACCGCATCAGTCATATAGTGATTGAGTCACGTCGCTCGGCCGCATCAGTCATGTTGCGCCCGAGTCACGCCGCTCGGTCGCATCAGTCATGTTGCGCTTGAGTCGTGCCACTCGGCTGCATCAGTCATGCTGTGCCTGAATCGTGCCACTCGGCCACATCAGTCTTATAGTGCCCGAGTCACGCCACTTGGCCGCATCAGTCATGCTACGCCCGAATCATGTCACTTGGCCGCATCAATCATATAGTGCCCGAGTCACGCCGCTCGGCCGCATCAGTCATACAATCCCCGAGTCCTGCCGGCCGCATTAGTCCTATAGTGTCTGAGTCACGCCACTCGGCCGCATCAGTCATTGTAACATCCCCTatctttaaaaatttagtaaatgcttgttggtaaatatgaggattatttaataattttttatattaaatgatattatattagaagtttatggctagggacctaaatgtgaatat is from Musa acuminata AAA Group cultivar baxijiao chromosome BXJ1-6, Cavendish_Baxijiao_AAA, whole genome shotgun sequence and encodes:
- the LOC108951938 gene encoding uncharacterized protein LOC108951938, whose translation is MGGLPKGEASNPLVARWQGLTLCNRVWTDGAASATYARGALIPDIARQLYGSPSEMLIEKAAKSLVWNLHYFTVLMDHVQDAGQIISNLGDRNAELRGQVEELKARAGPEAMASAEQWAVDLEGKVAWLRSELEGTGQQQASLREQPKESRGRVCSMETELLGLPRTLEEVRLWAMKAEEALAEET